One segment of Trachemys scripta elegans isolate TJP31775 chromosome 1, CAS_Tse_1.0, whole genome shotgun sequence DNA contains the following:
- the LOC117884236 gene encoding olfactory receptor 52E2-like produces MAAFNLTLSEPSPFILIGIPGLEAAHLWISIPFFTFYIIGLFGNFMLLFVVGKDQTLHKPMYLLLCMLALTDIGMSTCLVPMALCIFWFNLKGITVSGCLTQMFFIHTVSVMQSAVLVTMAFDRYVAICNPLRYGTILTNARVAKLGLVGLMRAVLFILPLPLLLSRHPFCANRIIPHTYCEHMAVVKMSCGDITVNRTYGLVIAIVVNGSDLALIALSYVLIITAILRISSKEAHQKALNTCTAHICVMLMSYTPSLFSYLTQRFGQGIASHVHVTFANFYLLVPPMLNPIIYGVKSKELRDKVSKYTCRR; encoded by the coding sequence ATGGCAGCTTTCAACCTCACTCTCTCTGAACCTTCACCATTTATCCTAATAGGCATCCCTGGCCTGGAAGCTGCCCATCtctggatttccatccctttctttACATTCTACATTATCGGCCTGTTTGGAAATTTCATGCTTCTGTTTGTTGTAGGCAAAGACCAGACCCTGCACAAGCCGATGtacctgctgctctgcatgctggcgcTCACAGACATTGGCATGTCTACCTGCCTCGTGCCGATggcactgtgtatattttggttcaatttgaaaggCATTACTGTGAgtggctgcctcacccagatgttcttcATTCACACAGTTTCAGTTATGCAGTCAGCTGTCCTCGTGACAATGGCCTTCGATCGTTATGTTGCCATATGTAACCCTCTGAGATATGGCACGATCCTCACCAATGCACGAGTAGCTAAGCTAGGGCTAGTGGGTTTGATGagagctgttctcttcattctgcccctgcccctgctcctgagcAGGCACCCATTCTGTGCCAACCGCATTATCCCCCACACGTACTGCGAGCACATGGCTGTGGTGAAGATGTCATGTGGGGACATCACAGTCAACAGGACGTATGGCTTGGTGATAGCAATTGTAGTCAACGGGTCAGACCTGGCACTCATTGCCCTGTCCTATGTTCTGATCATCACAGCCATCCTCAGAATCTCCTCCAAGGAAGCCCACCAGAAAGCTCTTaacacctgcacagcccacatctgTGTGATGCTGATGTCTTacactccctccctcttctcctacCTGACACAGAGGTTTGGTCAAGGAATTGCTTCCCATGTACATGTCACCTTCGCTAACTTCTATCTCCTTGTCCCCCCCATGCTCAACCCTATCATTTATGGTGTCAAATCGAAAGAGCTTCGTGATAAAGTGAGCAAATACACCTGCAGAAGGTGA